In the genome of Mixta calida, the window GCGTCTGCGCGAGCTGGCGCGCATCGTGCCGCCGGCCGACGTGCAGCTCTATTACCAGACCATTTTGATGGGCCGTAAAGAGCTGCCGCTGGCGCCGGATCGCCGCATGGGCGTGGAGATGACTCTGCTGCGCGCGCTGGCGTTTCATCCGCAGGTCGAGATCGCCGAGCCGGTTACGCGCCCGGTGATGACGCCGCAGACTAATGTACAGGTGCCGCCTTCCGCGTCCGCCGCCGCGTTTGCCGCGCCGGAAGCGCCGAAACCGGCACCGTCACCCGCAGCGGCCACTTCTGTCCCGGATATTCCTCTGCCTGACGCCACCAGCCAGCTACTGCAGGCGCGTACACAGCTGTTGCGTCAGCAGGGAGCGAACAAACCAAAAAAGAGTGAGCCGGCAGCGCACAGTGCGCGGCCGGCAGGCTCGGCGCTGGAACGTCTCGCTCAGGTAACCGAGCGGGCCAGCAAACGACCTGCGGCGGAAAACACGGCGCCGGTCAAGAAAGAGGCCTACCGCTGGAAGGCGCAGAACACCGTCGTCGAGGCGGAGGCGCCGCAGGTCGCCACGCCGAAAGCGCTGCGCTCGGCGCTGGAGCATGAAAAAACGCCTGAACTGGCGGCGCGGCTGGCGGAAGAGTCGTTGCAGCGCGACGCGTGGGCGGCGGAGATCGCTACGCTGACGCTGCCCAAACTGGTGCAGCAGCTGGCGCTCAACGCCTGGAAAGAAGAAACGGCGCAGGGCGTCTGTCTCCATCTGCGCAGCAGCCAGCGTCACCTTAACTCCGCTTCGGCGCAGCAGGTGCTGACCGATGCGTTAAGCCAGTCCAGCGGCAAGCCGGTTGAACTGACTATTATTGAAGATGATAATCCAGCGGTGTTGACGCCGCTGGAATGGCGACAGAAGATCTATGAAGAAAAGCTGGCGCAGGCGCGTCAGTCCATTATCGCGGATAGCCACATTCAGACTCTTCGTCGCTTTTTCGACGCCGATCTGGATGAGGAGAGTATTCGTCCCGTTTGAATCGCCGCATAAACCTGATGGCTTATGCGGCCCGAGCAAAGAGAGAAGAGTATGTTTGGTAAAGGCGGTTTGGGTAACCTGATGAAACAGGCCCAGCAGATGCAGGACAAAATGCAGCAGGTGCAACAAGAGATCGCTGAAATGGAAGTGACCGGCGAATCTGGCGCGGGCCTGGTAAAAGTGACCATCAACGGCGCGCATAACTGCCGTCGCGTCGAGGTGGACCCAAGCCTGCTGGAAGACGACAAAGATATGCTGGAAGATCTGGTTGCAGCGGCGTTCAACGATGCGGCGCGCCGCATTGCCGAAGCGCAGCAGGAGAAAATGGCCTCCGTCTCCTCCGGCATGCAGCTGCCGCCGGGCTTTAAGATGCCGTTCTGATGCAAACCAGCCCTTTGCTGGAGTCGCTAATGGAAGCGCTGCGCTGCTTACCGGGCGTCGGCCCGAAATCAGCGCAGCGTATGGCGTTTCAGCTATTGCAGCGCGATCGCAGCGGAGGCATGCGCCTGGCTCAGGCGCTTACGCGCGCTATGTCGGAAATTGGTCACTGCGCGGATTGCCGCACCTTTACCGAGCAGGAGATCTGCACCATCTGCGCGAACCCGCGTCGCCAGCAGAACGGGCAGATTTGCGTGGTGGAGAGTCCGGCGGATATTCACGCCATTGAGCAAACCGGGCAGTTCGCCGGGCGTTATTTTGTGCTGATGGGGCATCTTTCTCCGCTGGACGGCATCGGCCCGCAGGACATCGGGCTCGATCGTCTTGAGCAGCGTCTGGAGAAAGAGACCATTCAGGAGCTGATCCTCGCCACCAACCCCACGGTGGAAGGC includes:
- the dnaX gene encoding DNA polymerase III subunit gamma/tau — its product is MSYQVLARKWRPQAFSDVVGQEHVLTALANGLSLGRIHHAYLFSGTRGVGKTTIARLLAKGLNCETGITATPCGVCDNCREIEQGRFVDLIEIDAASRTKVEDTRDLLDNVQYAPARGRFKVYLIDEVHMLSRHSFNALLKTLEEPPAHVKFLLATTDPQKLPVTILSRCLQFHLKALDVDQIRQQLEYVLQQENINAELRALQLLARAADGSMRDALSLTDQAIATGQGQVTTESVAAMLGTLDDDQPLALIEALAAADGQQTMSLLQQAASRGVEWEALLVEMLRLLHRIAMIQLLPSALSDEYAAVEQRLRELARIVPPADVQLYYQTILMGRKELPLAPDRRMGVEMTLLRALAFHPQVEIAEPVTRPVMTPQTNVQVPPSASAAAFAAPEAPKPAPSPAAATSVPDIPLPDATSQLLQARTQLLRQQGANKPKKSEPAAHSARPAGSALERLAQVTERASKRPAAENTAPVKKEAYRWKAQNTVVEAEAPQVATPKALRSALEHEKTPELAARLAEESLQRDAWAAEIATLTLPKLVQQLALNAWKEETAQGVCLHLRSSQRHLNSASAQQVLTDALSQSSGKPVELTIIEDDNPAVLTPLEWRQKIYEEKLAQARQSIIADSHIQTLRRFFDADLDEESIRPV
- a CDS encoding YbaB/EbfC family nucleoid-associated protein; the encoded protein is MFGKGGLGNLMKQAQQMQDKMQQVQQEIAEMEVTGESGAGLVKVTINGAHNCRRVEVDPSLLEDDKDMLEDLVAAAFNDAARRIAEAQQEKMASVSSGMQLPPGFKMPF
- the recR gene encoding recombination mediator RecR, whose amino-acid sequence is MQTSPLLESLMEALRCLPGVGPKSAQRMAFQLLQRDRSGGMRLAQALTRAMSEIGHCADCRTFTEQEICTICANPRRQQNGQICVVESPADIHAIEQTGQFAGRYFVLMGHLSPLDGIGPQDIGLDRLEQRLEKETIQELILATNPTVEGEATANYIAGLCAQYGVEASRIAHGVPVGGELEMVDGTTLSHSLAGRHKIKY